Proteins encoded by one window of Dietzia sp. B32:
- a CDS encoding glycosyltransferase: MIGVYAHHQGSGHVQRALSVAAALDDEVTILTSARIHADANPDPGRIRILPLPLDYDEAGTDAATGTDEATGPGAATGPGPVAGDGPADPDPTAGGRLHWVPLRQAGLRQRMTMLAEWIGRDAPEVFWSDISVEVTLAARLTGTPVVTTVLPGRRDDAPHLLAHGVSSALVAGWPRAAGAPVPAGASRPLVPVGGVSRFAGRDPEPGARGHGRPRVLHLRGSGGGGHDVRWDAVRDQLDDVEWISLGGPGGRWVADPWDEIARADVVVSAAGQSSIADLAAADAHLVVVPEERPFDEQDATALTLANLGLAEVVGREDPVAHLVHAVRRTLERARSSPGAGSGLRRAWEVDGAAGRLARTLECVAAGREPGAEMLGAAAESATGGPR; this comes from the coding sequence GTGATCGGGGTGTACGCCCACCACCAGGGCAGTGGCCATGTGCAGCGCGCGCTCTCGGTCGCCGCCGCCCTCGACGACGAGGTCACCATCCTCACCTCCGCGCGCATCCACGCCGACGCCAATCCCGACCCCGGGCGCATCCGGATCCTCCCGCTGCCACTGGACTACGACGAGGCGGGCACCGACGCGGCCACCGGCACCGACGAGGCCACCGGTCCCGGCGCGGCCACCGGTCCCGGTCCCGTCGCGGGCGACGGTCCCGCGGATCCGGACCCGACCGCCGGAGGTCGGCTGCACTGGGTGCCGTTGCGGCAGGCCGGGCTGCGTCAACGCATGACGATGCTCGCCGAGTGGATCGGTCGCGACGCCCCGGAGGTGTTCTGGAGCGACATCTCCGTCGAGGTGACCCTCGCGGCGCGGTTGACCGGGACGCCGGTGGTCACCACGGTCCTGCCGGGCCGGCGCGACGATGCCCCGCACCTTCTCGCCCACGGGGTGAGCTCGGCATTGGTGGCCGGGTGGCCGCGCGCCGCCGGCGCACCCGTCCCCGCCGGGGCGAGCCGCCCGCTGGTACCCGTCGGCGGGGTCTCGCGGTTCGCCGGTCGCGACCCCGAGCCGGGCGCCCGGGGGCACGGCCGACCGCGGGTCCTGCACCTGCGGGGCTCCGGCGGTGGTGGCCACGACGTCCGCTGGGACGCCGTCCGCGACCAGCTCGACGACGTCGAGTGGATCTCGCTCGGCGGGCCCGGCGGACGCTGGGTGGCCGACCCGTGGGACGAGATCGCCCGCGCCGACGTGGTCGTCAGCGCCGCGGGACAGAGTTCGATCGCCGATCTCGCCGCCGCCGACGCCCACCTCGTGGTGGTCCCCGAGGAGAGGCCCTTCGACGAGCAGGACGCCACCGCCCTCACCCTCGCGAACCTTGGACTGGCCGAGGTGGTGGGCCGCGAGGACCCCGTCGCCCATCTGGTCCACGCCGTCCGTCGCACTCTCGAACGCGCCCGTTCCAGCCCGGGAGCGGGCTCGGGCCTGCGGCGTGCCTGGGAGGTCGACGGCGCCGCCGGGCGACTGGCCCGGACCCTCGAGTGCGTGGCTGCGGGGCGCGAACCGGGAGCCGAGATGCTCGGCGCCGCCGCGGAGTCGGCGACAGGAGGCCCGCGGTGA
- a CDS encoding ABC transporter ATP-binding protein, translating to MLTVTGVSKTFFPGTVNERRALNDLSLTLAEGDFVTVIGSNGAGKSTLLNAVSGRLLADSGNIEIDGTTVNRLPQHRRAKYVGRVFQDPLAGTAPNLTIEENLSLALLRGRRRGLGPGLSKKRRGQFSEQLAMLELGLEDRLTAKVGLLSGGQRQALSLLMAGFTQPRIMLLDEHTAALDPQRAELVTTITERIVREGGLTTLMVTHNMEQAIRLGNRLIMMHEGQIVYEADSATKSKLTVQDLLREFTKIKGATLSDQAFLG from the coding sequence ATGCTGACCGTCACCGGAGTGTCCAAGACCTTCTTCCCCGGCACCGTCAACGAGCGCCGGGCGCTGAACGACCTCAGTCTCACCTTGGCCGAGGGCGACTTCGTCACGGTGATCGGTTCCAACGGCGCGGGCAAGTCGACCTTGCTCAACGCGGTCTCCGGGCGGCTGCTCGCCGACAGCGGGAACATCGAGATCGACGGCACCACCGTCAACCGACTTCCCCAGCACAGGCGCGCCAAGTACGTCGGCCGGGTCTTCCAGGACCCGCTCGCCGGGACCGCGCCCAACCTCACCATCGAGGAGAACCTGTCGCTCGCGTTGCTGCGCGGCCGCCGGCGGGGCCTCGGCCCGGGCCTGAGCAAGAAGCGTCGCGGCCAGTTCTCGGAGCAGCTCGCCATGTTGGAGCTCGGCCTCGAGGACCGGCTCACCGCCAAGGTCGGCCTGCTCTCGGGCGGCCAGCGGCAGGCGCTGTCGCTGCTCATGGCCGGGTTCACCCAGCCGCGCATCATGCTCCTCGACGAGCACACCGCGGCTCTCGATCCCCAGCGCGCGGAGCTGGTCACCACGATCACCGAGCGCATCGTCCGCGAGGGCGGTCTGACCACCCTCATGGTCACGCACAACATGGAGCAGGCCATCCGCCTGGGCAACCGGCTCATCATGATGCACGAGGGACAGATCGTCTACGAGGCCGACTCCGCGACCAAGTCCAAGCTCACTGTGCAGGACCTGCTTCGCGAGTTCACCAAGATCAAGGGCGCGACCCTCTCGGACCAGGCTTTCCTGGGCTGA
- a CDS encoding siderophore-interacting protein — translation MTRPQSRPPVTLTVLRREPVAAHLVRVVLGGDGFDTFAARAETDSYVKLELPHAGESVVRTYTVRRVDADAREIWIDFVVHGDEGVAGPWARSVAPGTEVAVRGPGGGYRPDPSADFHLLAGDETAVPAVAAALESLPQDAVGAVFLEVGGDDDEIPITAPAGVEIVWVHRGTSSGDAGPGVIDGDAPLVDAVRDMPWPSGDVQVFVHGEAETVMKHLRPYLRSERGVPAARASISGYWRRGRSEEGFRTWKRELAQSE, via the coding sequence GTGACTCGCCCCCAGTCCCGCCCCCCGGTCACCCTCACGGTGCTGCGCAGGGAGCCGGTGGCCGCGCACCTCGTGCGGGTCGTCCTGGGCGGGGACGGGTTCGACACGTTCGCCGCCCGCGCGGAGACCGACAGCTACGTCAAGCTCGAACTCCCCCACGCCGGGGAGTCGGTCGTGCGCACCTACACCGTCCGTCGGGTCGATGCGGACGCGCGCGAGATCTGGATCGACTTCGTCGTCCACGGTGACGAGGGCGTCGCCGGTCCGTGGGCCCGTTCGGTGGCGCCCGGAACCGAGGTCGCGGTGCGCGGCCCGGGCGGCGGGTACCGGCCGGACCCGTCGGCGGACTTCCACCTGCTGGCCGGCGACGAGACCGCGGTGCCGGCGGTCGCGGCGGCCCTGGAGTCGCTGCCCCAGGACGCCGTGGGTGCGGTGTTCCTCGAGGTCGGGGGCGACGACGACGAGATTCCGATCACCGCGCCGGCGGGGGTCGAGATCGTCTGGGTACACCGCGGAACCTCCTCGGGGGACGCCGGCCCGGGAGTGATCGACGGCGACGCCCCGCTGGTCGACGCGGTTCGGGACATGCCGTGGCCGAGCGGTGACGTGCAGGTCTTCGTCCACGGTGAGGCCGAGACGGTGATGAAGCACCTGCGCCCGTATCTGCGCTCCGAGCGGGGCGTTCCCGCCGCGCGGGCGTCGATCTCGGGCTACTGGCGACGTGGGCGCTCGGAGGAGGGCTTCCGCACCTGGAAGCGCGAGCTGGCGCAGTCGGAGTAG
- a CDS encoding class I SAM-dependent methyltransferase, whose product MIDDVENTSTRRDSVRESYSARAQEYTDHFGCMASTHPSDRALVRSWAATVSGQVLDAGCGPGQWSNFLAECGCTVSGIDLVPEFVERARARYSDLRFDVGGFERLAAATGSLGGVLSWYSLIHHGPQQISVPLAEFARVIRPGGGLLVGFFEGPTVGMFDHAVTTAYRWPVTALGQELAAAGFEVIETHTRTGIGHRPHGALTARRKMTR is encoded by the coding sequence ATGATCGACGATGTGGAGAACACGAGCACGCGACGCGACTCGGTTCGAGAGTCCTACTCGGCCAGAGCTCAGGAGTACACGGATCACTTCGGCTGCATGGCCTCGACACACCCATCAGATCGGGCGCTGGTGAGGAGCTGGGCTGCCACGGTGTCGGGTCAGGTGCTCGACGCCGGGTGCGGTCCGGGCCAGTGGTCGAACTTCCTGGCCGAGTGTGGGTGCACCGTGAGCGGGATCGATCTGGTCCCGGAGTTCGTCGAACGAGCTCGCGCCCGGTATTCAGACCTCAGGTTCGACGTCGGCGGCTTCGAGAGGTTGGCCGCCGCGACAGGGTCACTGGGGGGTGTGCTGTCGTGGTACTCGCTCATTCACCACGGTCCGCAGCAGATCTCGGTTCCTCTGGCCGAGTTCGCACGCGTGATCCGACCAGGTGGAGGGTTGCTGGTGGGCTTCTTCGAAGGACCAACCGTCGGGATGTTCGACCATGCGGTGACCACGGCTTATCGGTGGCCGGTGACCGCCCTTGGCCAGGAGTTGGCCGCAGCCGGGTTCGAGGTGATCGAGACGCATACGCGAACGGGAATCGGGCACCGACCTCACGGTGCACTCACCGCACGGCGGAAGATGACCCGGTGA
- a CDS encoding glycosyltransferase family 2 protein, which translates to MSSAASIAVVTVCTPGRAEHLRSQRRAMAEHLPGAKHVVVLPERPGSAELAAELAADGADIVELQAGPDLPVARSRNLGGDRAAELGAKLIVFLDVDCMPGPDLGWYYNELPEGVVGLGPVTYLPESAGAPDPADLSAYTDPHPARPFPAVGTRELEPGEFGMFWSLSFALRPALWTRLRTDFGGFDEAFTGYGAEDTDFGRRLLYRRVPVVLVAGAHAYHRWHPVSDPPVDHLADLLRNGAHYAERWGDWPAPGWFEKFEQMGLVRRSGAGWEAATPVDR; encoded by the coding sequence GTGAGCTCGGCCGCGTCGATCGCTGTCGTGACCGTCTGCACGCCCGGTCGCGCCGAACACCTCCGATCCCAGCGCCGCGCCATGGCCGAGCACCTGCCCGGCGCGAAGCACGTGGTGGTCCTCCCCGAGCGGCCCGGCAGCGCCGAGCTGGCCGCTGAGCTCGCCGCCGACGGCGCGGACATCGTCGAGCTGCAGGCTGGCCCCGACCTGCCCGTCGCCCGGAGCCGCAATCTCGGCGGCGACAGGGCGGCCGAACTGGGGGCGAAGCTCATCGTCTTCCTCGACGTCGACTGCATGCCCGGTCCCGACCTGGGGTGGTACTACAACGAACTGCCCGAGGGCGTCGTCGGTCTGGGGCCGGTCACCTACCTGCCCGAGTCCGCCGGAGCCCCCGACCCGGCCGACCTGTCGGCCTACACCGACCCGCACCCGGCACGGCCGTTCCCCGCGGTCGGCACCCGCGAGTTGGAGCCGGGCGAGTTCGGGATGTTCTGGTCACTGTCGTTCGCCCTGCGTCCGGCGCTGTGGACGCGCCTGCGCACGGACTTCGGCGGGTTCGACGAGGCGTTCACCGGCTACGGCGCCGAGGACACCGACTTCGGTCGCAGACTGCTGTACCGCCGTGTGCCGGTGGTGCTGGTGGCAGGCGCGCACGCGTACCACCGGTGGCACCCGGTCTCCGATCCGCCGGTCGATCACCTCGCCGACCTGCTGCGCAACGGGGCCCACTACGCCGAGCGGTGGGGTGACTGGCCGGCTCCGGGGTGGTTCGAGAAGTTCGAGCAGATGGGGCTCGTGCGCCGCAGCGGCGCCGGCTGGGAGGCCGCTACGCCCGTCGACCGCTGA
- a CDS encoding ABC transporter permease gives MIGTVEVGLIYGVMALGVYLTFRVLNFPDLTVDGSFTTGAATAAMGILAGWNPLLATLAGFGAGFLAGTVTGLLHTKGKIDGLLAGILTMIALWSVNLRIMDGANIPLLRSDTVFTPLEDADLLGEWPGVGILAVAVLLLGLVVLWFLTTDLGLSIRATGDNGPMISSFGVSTDFTKTLTLALSNGFVGMCGALIAQYRGFADISMGIGLILVGLASVIIGQAILGQRKLLLAVLAVILGALLYQLIIFAALRVGLDPNDMKAVTAILVVVALLLPRWKGASGRFGRTPTTPVAANERAAAGAGTAVDAGPDSAATGTKEA, from the coding sequence GTGATCGGGACCGTCGAGGTAGGCCTCATCTACGGGGTCATGGCGCTGGGGGTCTACCTGACCTTCCGCGTGCTCAACTTCCCCGACCTCACCGTCGACGGCAGTTTCACCACGGGCGCCGCAACGGCGGCCATGGGCATCCTCGCCGGCTGGAACCCGCTGCTCGCGACCCTCGCGGGTTTCGGCGCCGGGTTCCTCGCCGGCACGGTCACGGGATTGCTGCACACCAAGGGCAAGATCGACGGCCTCCTCGCCGGTATCCTCACCATGATCGCGCTGTGGTCCGTCAACCTCCGGATCATGGACGGCGCGAACATCCCGCTGCTGCGCAGCGACACCGTGTTCACGCCCCTGGAAGACGCTGACCTGCTGGGCGAGTGGCCCGGGGTCGGCATCCTCGCGGTGGCGGTCCTGCTGCTCGGGCTGGTCGTCCTGTGGTTCCTCACCACCGACCTCGGCCTGTCCATCCGCGCCACGGGCGACAACGGCCCCATGATCTCCTCGTTCGGCGTCTCCACCGACTTCACCAAGACCCTCACGCTGGCCTTGTCGAACGGGTTCGTGGGCATGTGCGGCGCGCTCATCGCCCAGTACCGCGGTTTCGCCGACATCTCGATGGGCATCGGCCTCATCCTGGTCGGCCTGGCGTCGGTGATCATCGGGCAGGCCATCCTCGGCCAGCGCAAGCTGCTGCTCGCGGTGCTCGCCGTGATCCTGGGCGCCCTGCTCTACCAGCTCATCATCTTCGCCGCCCTCCGCGTCGGCCTGGATCCCAACGACATGAAGGCCGTCACGGCGATCCTCGTCGTGGTCGCGCTGCTGTTGCCCCGGTGGAAGGGTGCGAGCGGACGCTTCGGACGCACACCCACCACCCCGGTCGCCGCCAACGAACGTGCGGCGGCGGGTGCCGGGACCGCCGTCGACGCGGGCCCCGATTCCGCCGCGACCGGCACCAAGGAGGCATGA
- a CDS encoding oxygenase MpaB family protein yields the protein MTAGARTDIASDGGRRIRHLPDISTHLAFWLPVANVVMQLANPAVGHGVVESRVERGRGDLRPIKRARTTAQYLAVATLGSDSDRRFFHEAVHRIHAQVTSTEASPVRYSANHAGYQLWVALCLVRYYTDQWQMMHGPLTESELDRIIEMARPLGTTLNVPEARWPTTWAEYEQRFAEGLEAVEIDDTVRDYLQSLADFRVLEIRMKQLGTLAHRTIGPWSLSMTKFGVPGRIRDEMRWEITPVDLRRRRVVLALTSVLERVFPRPLRAYYTLNIADLRVRRSLGISVF from the coding sequence ATGACCGCAGGCGCGCGGACCGATATCGCCAGCGACGGGGGCCGGCGGATCCGGCACCTGCCCGACATCTCGACCCACCTGGCCTTCTGGCTCCCGGTCGCCAATGTGGTCATGCAGTTGGCCAACCCGGCCGTGGGCCACGGGGTCGTCGAGAGTCGGGTGGAGCGCGGCCGCGGGGACCTGCGTCCGATCAAGCGGGCCCGGACCACGGCCCAGTACCTCGCCGTGGCCACCCTCGGCAGCGACTCCGACCGCAGGTTCTTCCACGAGGCCGTCCACCGGATCCACGCGCAGGTGACCTCGACCGAGGCCAGTCCTGTGCGCTACAGCGCAAACCACGCCGGGTACCAACTGTGGGTGGCCCTGTGTCTGGTGCGCTACTACACCGATCAATGGCAGATGATGCACGGGCCGCTCACCGAGTCCGAGCTGGACCGCATCATCGAGATGGCGCGGCCGCTGGGGACCACGCTCAACGTGCCCGAGGCGCGCTGGCCGACCACCTGGGCCGAGTACGAACAGCGCTTCGCCGAGGGGCTCGAGGCGGTGGAGATCGACGACACCGTCCGCGACTACCTGCAGTCACTCGCGGACTTCCGCGTGCTCGAGATCAGGATGAAGCAGCTCGGCACCCTGGCCCACAGGACGATCGGGCCGTGGAGCCTGTCCATGACCAAGTTCGGGGTACCCGGGCGCATCCGCGACGAGATGCGCTGGGAGATCACCCCTGTCGACCTCCGCCGCCGCCGGGTGGTGCTGGCGCTCACCTCGGTGCTGGAGAGGGTCTTCCCGCGGCCACTGCGGGCGTACTACACCCTCAACATCGCCGACCTGCGGGTGCGCCGGAGCCTGGGGATCAGCGTCTTCTAG
- a CDS encoding sulfite exporter TauE/SafE family protein, with translation MEITTIIVVALAVLVGLSLGLLGGGGSILVVPLLTYIGGLDPKEAIATSLFVVGATSLVSLLGHARKGNVQWRTGLIFGAAGMVGAFLGGLAGGYIPGTILMVAFAIMMIATAGAMIRGRKARDGESNTHHHPLWRILLDGLVVGAATGLVGAGGGFLVVPALVLLAGLPMTAAVGTSLLVIAMKSFAGLGGYLTSVSLDWPLVAAVTAAAIAGSFVGVRLTSVVPEKALRKGFGFFVLLMGAFVLSQELPFPAAPAILGVVALAAVAAATCWFGFRDHCPLRSAPPAAARMA, from the coding sequence ATGGAGATCACCACGATCATCGTCGTGGCCCTGGCAGTCCTGGTCGGACTGTCACTGGGCCTGCTCGGCGGGGGCGGTTCCATCCTCGTCGTCCCACTGCTCACCTACATCGGCGGTCTCGACCCCAAGGAGGCCATCGCCACCTCGCTGTTCGTCGTCGGTGCGACGTCGCTGGTCAGCCTCCTCGGCCACGCCCGGAAGGGCAACGTCCAGTGGCGCACGGGACTGATCTTCGGCGCCGCCGGCATGGTGGGCGCGTTCCTCGGCGGACTGGCCGGCGGCTACATCCCCGGCACCATCCTCATGGTCGCCTTCGCGATCATGATGATCGCCACCGCCGGCGCGATGATCCGGGGTCGCAAGGCCCGCGACGGCGAGAGCAACACCCATCACCACCCGCTGTGGCGGATCCTGCTCGACGGCCTCGTCGTGGGCGCAGCGACCGGACTGGTCGGCGCAGGCGGCGGCTTCCTCGTCGTCCCGGCCCTCGTGCTCCTGGCAGGCCTGCCGATGACCGCCGCGGTGGGCACCTCCCTGCTGGTCATCGCCATGAAGTCCTTCGCCGGACTCGGCGGCTACCTCACCTCGGTGTCGCTGGACTGGCCGCTCGTCGCCGCGGTCACCGCCGCCGCGATCGCCGGCTCGTTCGTCGGGGTCCGGCTCACCTCTGTGGTTCCGGAGAAGGCGCTCCGGAAGGGCTTCGGCTTCTTCGTCCTGCTCATGGGCGCCTTCGTCCTGTCGCAGGAGCTGCCCTTCCCGGCCGCGCCGGCCATCCTCGGCGTGGTCGCCCTGGCGGCCGTGGCGGCGGCGACCTGCTGGTTCGGCTTCAGGGACCACTGCCCCCTGCGGTCCGCACCGCCGGCCGCCGCCCGGATGGCCTGA
- a CDS encoding rhodanese-like domain-containing protein, which translates to MLSTPTHAPTIAPADLREAMTSDTPPTVIDVRSGAEFSSVHIRGSYNVPLPLLAEHGEEFASRLPGQVVLICQSGNRARQANERLESVGVNPDSVTVLDGGIAGYEAAGGEVIRGKGTWAMDRQVRMVAGSLVLAGVTASKVVSPKFAYLAGAIGAGLTYSAASNSCAMAAGLSKMPWNRSADEPGLGAVLDSLPARS; encoded by the coding sequence ATGCTTTCCACGCCCACGCACGCCCCGACCATCGCTCCCGCCGACCTGCGCGAGGCGATGACCAGCGACACCCCGCCCACCGTCATCGACGTGCGATCCGGCGCCGAGTTCTCCTCCGTGCACATCCGCGGCTCCTACAACGTGCCGCTACCCCTGCTCGCCGAGCACGGTGAGGAGTTCGCCTCCCGTCTGCCCGGCCAGGTTGTCCTCATCTGCCAGTCCGGCAACCGGGCCCGCCAGGCGAACGAGCGGCTCGAGTCCGTGGGCGTGAACCCCGACTCGGTGACCGTGCTCGACGGCGGCATCGCCGGCTACGAGGCCGCCGGCGGCGAGGTCATCCGCGGCAAGGGCACCTGGGCGATGGACCGGCAGGTCCGCATGGTCGCCGGGTCGCTCGTCCTGGCCGGCGTCACCGCGTCCAAGGTCGTCTCGCCCAAGTTCGCCTACCTCGCCGGCGCCATCGGGGCCGGGCTGACCTACTCCGCGGCGAGCAACTCCTGTGCCATGGCCGCGGGCCTGTCGAAGATGCCGTGGAACCGCTCCGCCGACGAGCCGGGCCTCGGCGCCGTCCTGGACTCGCTGCCCGCCCGCTCCTGA
- a CDS encoding ABC transporter substrate-binding protein, producing MAFSRAKLITGLVATSALVLAGCSSGGEDDAAGGGGESYRIGINQLVQHPALDSATAGFKEAFAEAGVEVEFDEQNANGEQGTALTIAQQFAADDLDLALAVATPAAQAMARNISDVPLLFTAVTDPVSAELVDSMEEPGANVTGTSDAAPIEKQLELLKEIVPDAERIGIVYASGEVNSQVQVDQAEEAAGPLGLEIETQTVTTVNEIQQAVEALGDVDAIYVPTDNMVVSGIASLVQVAESKQIPVIAAESGTVEGGAVATLGIDYTELGRQTGEMALRILRDGEDPATMPVETATEFTYVVNEDAAERQGVTIPEDILAEAEKK from the coding sequence ATGGCATTCTCACGCGCGAAGCTCATCACCGGACTGGTCGCCACCTCGGCACTCGTCCTCGCAGGTTGCTCGAGCGGCGGTGAGGACGATGCCGCCGGTGGTGGCGGCGAGTCCTACCGCATCGGCATCAACCAGCTCGTCCAGCACCCGGCCCTCGATTCCGCCACGGCCGGCTTCAAGGAGGCCTTCGCAGAGGCCGGCGTCGAGGTCGAGTTCGACGAGCAGAACGCCAACGGCGAGCAGGGCACCGCACTGACCATCGCCCAGCAGTTCGCGGCTGACGATCTGGACCTCGCCCTGGCCGTGGCCACCCCGGCGGCGCAGGCGATGGCGCGGAACATCTCCGACGTGCCGCTGCTGTTCACCGCGGTGACCGACCCGGTCTCGGCGGAGCTGGTGGACTCGATGGAGGAGCCGGGCGCCAACGTCACCGGCACCTCCGACGCGGCCCCCATCGAGAAGCAGCTCGAACTGCTCAAGGAGATCGTCCCGGACGCCGAGCGCATCGGCATCGTCTACGCCTCCGGTGAGGTCAACTCGCAGGTGCAGGTCGACCAGGCCGAGGAGGCCGCGGGCCCGCTCGGCCTGGAGATCGAGACCCAGACCGTCACCACCGTCAACGAGATCCAGCAGGCCGTCGAGGCGCTCGGAGATGTCGACGCCATCTACGTTCCCACGGACAACATGGTCGTCTCGGGCATCGCCTCGCTGGTGCAGGTCGCCGAGAGCAAGCAGATCCCGGTGATCGCCGCCGAGTCGGGCACGGTCGAGGGCGGCGCCGTCGCCACTCTCGGGATCGACTACACCGAACTGGGCCGCCAGACCGGCGAGATGGCACTGCGGATCCTGCGCGACGGCGAGGACCCGGCCACCATGCCCGTCGAGACCGCGACCGAGTTCACCTACGTGGTCAACGAGGACGCCGCCGAGCGTCAGGGCGTCACGATCCCCGAGGACATCCTCGCCGAGGCTGAGAAGAAGTGA
- a CDS encoding GMC oxidoreductase: MRDVIVIGAGGGGPVVAAELAGRGLDVLVLEGGPRQADPSTEWSHAENDANNPNNGFLRFGPEDRSKPAWFREWTTNMFVWQLSGVGGTTQHYYGNSPRPMPGVFRGYTGADAAEYDTGHLFPFTYDELVPYLEWVEATLPIETAAMGTKEALTFRGCENYGLPLQTSRNITRNAFRPQQNAILQPGGNAGRTDDSTLLTFPQATGCTFCGHCFQGCYMPRQAPRNQFAKRSTDNSYVPLGLSADAVRPGGRAFELLADSFVQSIRHEQEGPHTVARGVTWRNNATGEIFTEDARVVVLAGGATESPRLWFNSGLPNPNDWVGRGHTDHFFDWVVGSFDEYTGNSKGANSSARMDFPGRGGIENVGLGPAIQAFSLSLSDSGARGYYTNGRGSTGPWDGPAGRLVGNELKDLMMGGIDNLLNFLVITDDHVEAGNRVTPSLFPADENGAPAKIDVSLRRRTPRTLENREFMVRRAAEIMRAAGAKKVYRMDWAPLLLHVHSSMRMGESDQNSVLDSNAEARWVKRLFIADNSALANSLGGPNPTLTTQALATRTAEKIFQTYFDGDPWVDEEAPVVSTDPRISARMQQLGL; this comes from the coding sequence ATGCGTGATGTCATCGTCATCGGCGCGGGAGGAGGCGGCCCGGTGGTCGCCGCGGAGCTGGCGGGGCGCGGCCTGGACGTGCTCGTCCTGGAGGGCGGCCCACGACAGGCGGACCCGTCCACCGAGTGGTCGCACGCGGAGAACGACGCCAACAACCCGAACAACGGGTTCCTCCGCTTCGGCCCGGAGGACCGGTCCAAGCCCGCGTGGTTCCGGGAGTGGACCACCAACATGTTCGTCTGGCAGCTGTCCGGGGTCGGCGGGACCACCCAGCACTACTATGGCAACAGCCCGCGCCCCATGCCCGGCGTCTTCCGCGGCTACACGGGCGCGGACGCCGCGGAGTACGACACCGGTCACCTCTTCCCGTTCACCTACGACGAACTCGTCCCGTACCTCGAATGGGTCGAGGCCACCCTGCCCATCGAGACCGCCGCGATGGGGACCAAGGAGGCGCTGACCTTCCGGGGCTGCGAGAACTACGGCCTCCCCCTCCAGACCTCCAGGAACATCACCCGCAACGCCTTCCGCCCGCAGCAGAACGCGATCCTCCAGCCCGGGGGCAATGCCGGCCGGACGGACGACTCCACCCTGCTCACCTTCCCGCAGGCGACCGGCTGCACCTTCTGCGGCCACTGCTTCCAGGGGTGCTACATGCCCCGGCAGGCCCCGCGGAACCAGTTCGCCAAACGCTCGACCGACAACAGCTACGTCCCGCTCGGACTGTCCGCTGATGCCGTCCGCCCCGGTGGCCGCGCCTTCGAGCTGCTCGCGGACAGTTTCGTGCAGTCGATCCGTCACGAGCAGGAGGGCCCGCACACCGTGGCCCGGGGTGTCACCTGGCGGAACAACGCCACCGGGGAGATCTTCACCGAGGACGCCCGCGTGGTGGTGCTCGCCGGTGGCGCCACCGAGAGTCCCCGACTGTGGTTCAACAGTGGACTGCCCAACCCCAACGACTGGGTGGGACGTGGGCACACCGACCATTTCTTCGACTGGGTGGTGGGCAGCTTCGACGAGTACACGGGGAACTCCAAGGGCGCCAATTCCTCGGCGCGGATGGACTTCCCCGGGCGCGGCGGGATCGAGAACGTCGGTCTGGGTCCGGCGATCCAGGCCTTCTCCCTCTCCCTGTCCGACTCGGGCGCCCGCGGCTACTACACCAACGGTCGCGGCTCCACCGGCCCCTGGGACGGCCCGGCCGGGCGCCTGGTGGGCAACGAGCTCAAGGATCTGATGATGGGCGGGATCGACAACCTTCTCAACTTCCTCGTGATCACGGACGACCACGTGGAGGCGGGCAACCGTGTCACCCCGTCCCTGTTCCCCGCAGACGAGAACGGCGCGCCCGCCAAGATCGACGTCTCGCTGCGCCGACGCACGCCACGGACCCTCGAGAACCGGGAATTCATGGTCCGACGCGCTGCCGAGATCATGCGCGCGGCCGGGGCGAAGAAGGTCTACCGGATGGACTGGGCGCCCCTGCTGCTGCACGTGCACTCGTCGATGCGGATGGGTGAGTCCGACCAGAACTCGGTGCTCGACTCCAACGCGGAGGCCCGGTGGGTCAAGCGGCTGTTCATCGCCGACAACTCGGCGCTGGCCAACTCGCTCGGCGGACCCAACCCCACGCTGACGACCCAGGCCCTCGCGACCCGCACCGCGGAGAAGATCTTCCAGACGTATTTCGACGGGGACCCGTGGGTGGACGAGGAGGCGCCGGTGGTGAGCACCGACCCCAGGATCTCCGCCCGGATGCAGCAGCTGGGCCTGTAG